ATCGTTCAGTTCACCATCGGTTGGCGATTCATCCGCGGTGCATATAATGCATTGCGCGGCGGAAGTGCAAATATGGACGTCCTGGTGGCGCTCGGAACGTTGGCTGCTTACTTATACAGTTCTGTTCTTTGGCTGTTGGGCGCGGAGAGCGGATTCTATTTTGAAGCGTCCGTCATAATCATCACGTTAATCATCCTCGGGAAAGTGCTGGAAGCCCGTGCGAAAGGGCAAACATCCGAAGCGCTGAAAAAACTTATGGGGCTGCAGGCAAAAACCGCTCATGTGATCCGGAACGGGGAAACAGTGGATGTGCCGGTGGAAGACGTGCAAACCGGTGACCTGCTCTTAATTAAATCAGGTGAAAAGATCCCGGTAGACGGAGAAATCATTGAAGGCCAGACAACCGTGGACGAATCCATGCTGACAGGTGAAAGCCTGCCTGTTGAAAAAGAGCAGGGAGATATGCTGATTGGCGCGACCATCAACAAACACGGTTCCGTCAGGATGAAAGCGACGAAAGTCGGCAAGGATACGGCACTGGCACAAATCATCCGGATGGTCGAAGAAGCGCAAGGTTCGAAAGCGCCGATTCAAGACTTGGCCGATAAGATTTCCGGTATTTTTGTGCCGATCGTCATCGGAATTGCCATATTGACGTTTCTTGTCACGTACTTTCTGGTCGGATTCTCCCCTGCGCTTATCAGTGCGGTGGCGGTACTTGTTATCGCTTGCCCTTGTGCGCTTGGCTTGGCTACGCCGACGGCCATCATGGTCGGGACCGGAAAAGGGGCCGAGCACGGCGTCTTGATTAAAGGGGCCGAGTATTTACAGTTGGTCCGTGAGATGGATGCGATCGTTTTGGACAAAACCGGAACCATCACAAAAGGGGAACCTGAAGTAACCGATGTAAAAGCATTCGAAACAGATGAAGAAGAATTACTTCGACTGGTTGCCAGTGCAGAAACGGGTTCTGAACATCCGCTTGGCCAGTCAATCATCCAGAAAGCAAAAGAGCAAGGGATTCGGCTAAGTAACGCCAGGAATTTTGAGGCGGTTCCGGGGCATGGTATATACGCCACCATAGAGGGCAGAAAAATGTCGGTCGGCAATAAGAAATTGATGGAACGAGAAAACGTGCTTCTTACTTCGGTTAAAGCAGAGATTGAAGCCTTAGAAGAAAAAGGCAAGACAGTCATGATGGCAGCAGAAGAGGGCCGGCTGCTCGGGTATGTTGCAGTCGCAGATACGGTGAAGGAATCCTCCCGCCAGGCAATCAGTGAACTTCGCGCTCTTGATATTGAAGTGATCATGATGACAGGCGATAATGAGCGAACCGCACAGGCCATTGCTGCAGAAGTCGGGGTAGATCGTGTGCTGGCGGAAGTGCTGCCTGAAGGGAAAGCGGAAGAAGTGGAAAAACTGAAACAGGAAGGCAAAAAGGTGGCGATGGTCGGTGACGGCATCAATGATGCGCCCGCACTTGCGACAGCTGATGTGGGAATCGCGATCGGGACCGGAACAGATGTCGCCATCGAAGCGGCAGATATCACGTTGATGAGCGGTGATTTATTGGCCATCGTCGAGACCATTCAATTGTCACAAGCCACAATGCGGAAGATTAAGCAGAATCTCGGCTGGGCTTTCGGCTATAATGTCATCCTGATTCCAGTCGCGGCATTTGGATTGTTGAACCCTATTTTGGCGGGAGCCGCCATGGCGTTTAGCTCAGTGTCCGTTGTCACGAACACCTTGTTCCTAAAACGATGGAAGCCGAGCCACACGTAGAC
Above is a genomic segment from Planococcus lenghuensis containing:
- a CDS encoding heavy metal translocating P-type ATPase, translated to MTKQSQEIGESQRRITLGITGMTCAACSNRVEKSLAKVDGVQSAAVNPANERATVVFDESKTNVDELIKRVEKTGYGVTEERIELSLSGMTCAACSTRIEKVLNKTDGVIQANVNLASEKATVNYINGKTDVDTLIGKIKKIGYDAKPAVKENAEAEKAAKEQQYKKQRNAFIVGAVISIPFLIAMIGEFTGNHALMMPGCLQFLLATIVQFTIGWRFIRGAYNALRGGSANMDVLVALGTLAAYLYSSVLWLLGAESGFYFEASVIIITLIILGKVLEARAKGQTSEALKKLMGLQAKTAHVIRNGETVDVPVEDVQTGDLLLIKSGEKIPVDGEIIEGQTTVDESMLTGESLPVEKEQGDMLIGATINKHGSVRMKATKVGKDTALAQIIRMVEEAQGSKAPIQDLADKISGIFVPIVIGIAILTFLVTYFLVGFSPALISAVAVLVIACPCALGLATPTAIMVGTGKGAEHGVLIKGAEYLQLVREMDAIVLDKTGTITKGEPEVTDVKAFETDEEELLRLVASAETGSEHPLGQSIIQKAKEQGIRLSNARNFEAVPGHGIYATIEGRKMSVGNKKLMERENVLLTSVKAEIEALEEKGKTVMMAAEEGRLLGYVAVADTVKESSRQAISELRALDIEVIMMTGDNERTAQAIAAEVGVDRVLAEVLPEGKAEEVEKLKQEGKKVAMVGDGINDAPALATADVGIAIGTGTDVAIEAADITLMSGDLLAIVETIQLSQATMRKIKQNLGWAFGYNVILIPVAAFGLLNPILAGAAMAFSSVSVVTNTLFLKRWKPSHT